One part of the Zymomonas mobilis subsp. pomaceae ATCC 29192 genome encodes these proteins:
- a CDS encoding COG2958 family protein translates to MYDHKRNNSLKKLAINFLKDNPEKKFTAEEIAYGIFKNFPDLAQKKKQRSAVIRTDEALVRQWRREIYSRRLNDPKIKTIEERPRKYYYSLKSDSAEVEAAEYQDKNIVSFNKISQNKISEQDLYPKISSFLKDELKVFSKRIDEKRSSNKYGIKGNHWLHPDIVGLEDLGADWDQEVRDCVKGYADKRTKLWSLEVKLLINRSNVRESFFQAVSNSSWANWGYLVAAEINGQDTEKELRILSSAHGIGFIWLNVENPLESEIRVPAREKIEIDWDTANRLATENKDFWEYIKQIRQFYQTGEVHDSDWEG, encoded by the coding sequence ATGTATGATCACAAAAGAAATAATTCTCTTAAAAAGTTAGCGATAAATTTTTTAAAAGATAATCCCGAAAAAAAATTTACTGCTGAAGAAATTGCCTATGGGATTTTTAAAAACTTTCCAGATCTCGCTCAAAAAAAGAAGCAGCGAAGCGCTGTCATTCGTACCGATGAGGCCCTCGTTCGACAATGGAGACGCGAAATATACTCTAGACGACTTAACGATCCAAAAATAAAGACTATCGAAGAGCGTCCCCGAAAATATTATTATTCCCTAAAATCAGATAGCGCAGAAGTTGAAGCTGCCGAATATCAAGATAAAAATATTGTATCTTTCAATAAAATTTCTCAAAATAAAATAAGTGAACAAGATCTTTACCCCAAAATATCATCTTTTCTTAAAGATGAACTTAAAGTTTTCTCTAAAAGAATAGATGAAAAACGTTCTTCCAATAAATATGGAATAAAAGGAAATCACTGGCTGCATCCCGATATTGTAGGTTTGGAAGATCTTGGGGCTGATTGGGATCAGGAGGTTAGAGATTGTGTAAAAGGATATGCGGATAAAAGAACTAAATTATGGTCTTTAGAAGTAAAACTTCTTATAAATCGTTCGAATGTCCGAGAAAGCTTTTTTCAGGCAGTTTCTAATTCTTCTTGGGCCAATTGGGGATATTTGGTTGCCGCTGAAATTAATGGGCAGGATACAGAAAAAGAATTACGGATATTATCCTCTGCCCATGGCATTGGCTTTATATGGCTTAATGTGGAAAACCCTTTAGAAAGTGAAATTCGTGTTCCCGCTCGGGAGAAGATCGAGATTGATTGGGACACAGCTAACCGGCTTGCAACTGAAAATAAAGATTTCTGGGAATATATCAAACAGATTAGGCAGTTTTATCAAACTGGCGAAGTGCATGATTCTGATTGGGAGGGATAA